The sequence below is a genomic window from Nicotiana tomentosiformis chromosome 6, ASM39032v3, whole genome shotgun sequence.
ACAACCTCATGGTATCCCTATATATATTATCTCAAATAGAgatgctcagtttacagctagtttctggaggtccttccaaaaaggattggggactcaagtaagtcttagtacatcatttcatccccagatagaTGGTCAGGCGGATCGTACTATTCAGACATTGGAGGATATGATACGGCCTTATGTGATGTACTTTAGGGGTacctgggatgatcatcttccacttattgagttcgcatataataatagctatcattcaagcatccagatggctctatatgaagctctttacggacgaaagtgtaggtcacctatcgaaTTTTTCaagattggggaaactaagttagtaggaccagagttggtacaacaggaagttgagaagattaagcttatatgggaaaggctattagcagctaagagtcgtcagaagtcctatgcagataatcgacgatgagacttggagtttcaggtagatgactgggtattcctaaaggtatcatcgatgaagggcgttatgagattcggtaagaaaggaaagcttagccctcggtacattggaccttataagattgtacgcagagtaggccagatagcatatgagttagacttgccttctaacttggagtcagtacatccagttttttatgtgtctatgctccgaaagtgtattggagatccttctagagtcgttccagttaatgatgttcaggtcacaaagcagctatcatatgaggaagctcccattgctatactagatagacaagttcggagattgagaactttTAGAGATCCTTCTAGAGTCGTTCCAGTTAACGATATTCAGGTCACAAAgtagctatcatatgaggaagctcccattgctatactatatagacaagttcggagattgagaactaaggacgTAGCATCAGTTAAAGTACTTTGAAGGAACAAGAATATGGAGGgtatgacttgggaagctgaaaaagacatgaagtctaggtatcctcacttgtttccgcttTTGGATGAGGATCGGACTGAGATATCAcaacctttaggtacgtatatggtatttgattcttatgttagttattgtcattggtcatgtgaggccattggtgttattgatgattgtggccctctGTCACTTTGGGTTGTTGGGTTTTTTGTCTGACAGGTTGATAGTAGTACCGTTATataggagactctgccaaaatatcTATAGATCtttgggagtttaacattcgaggatgaatgtttctaaggggggagattgttacaccttgtgcgtcccaaggtgacgtataatgaatatgagacttgttaatcatgatttaattgattttaaattcataatatgattatatatgatgcttggatagaaaatataaggtttgagaaaaatcggatttaagttgtggaaaaccgactaaggatttgccttgtaatataGCTTTTTGAGAACTAGATTatgtgtgctatatgaggtctttttgggacatattatataccaaattgaaggtcttggaatttagtttccaaaacTCTTAACctttcattcatacgacatccgtaTAAAAATATATAAGCGTCGAAAGATGGGCCAATGAGatggtgccaagctagcacctctttgacttttcaaaatttGGTATATAggtcttaactcgtctctctcttcatttttacatagaacccgactagagaacaccataaaacctatccttgatctctctaatagtgtttcaaagaatactaacatcccgagtacgaaatcaagaagtgataatatcagaacgatccctacgatgtaagtatcATTAGACCGCCTCtattttttctttgtagttcgagttttgtaatgtacttcatagttaataaaattctaatttctgtatttaagtttttaaatatcaaggaaggttgataaattggtTTCCGAATATTTAGAACTcgcgggacggtgatcggaagccgtgagttctatttatttcacttttagtggactattttgtagtccactcatgttggcctattgtgctactgatttatggagtttggaaggatgaagggcatggagaaacaccacatgtggtagggtagtaggctggtcgctcgtcgttccaatttcaagctaattgataacttattgattgggtatGTTGTGGTATATTTCGGGggtttgttgtattgaaggtcccgaattgtagttgggttgtttttgagttgctgattgtattgtgtttatCTCTCACCTATAGTAGGCTTTGGGAGCAGTGAAATCAGGGGAAATGTTGAGAATTCACATGGACATTTAATGAAGAACAAAAAAATTCTTCAATTTaaggaattctcttgtgctgAATGTTCTCAAGGcaaattaattattagaccatcaacGGTTAAATTTAGGATGGAATTCCCTGAATTTCTGGAACGTATACATGGTGATATTTGTAGGCTCGTTCACCTTTCATgtggaccattcagatattatacGGTTTTGTAGATGCATCTACAATATGGTCACATATGTGCTTATTATCAATTCGCAATATGGCATTTGCGAGATTGTTGGctcaaataataaagctaagagcataattttcagattattcaATTAAGACAatcgtcttgataatgctggtgagtTTACATCCCAGACATTTAATAATTGTTGTATATCAACTGGGATAAAAATTGAGCATCCGGttgcttatgttcatactcaaaatggtatagcggaatcattgatcaaacgcctccaattaattgctagaccaatgcttatgagaaTAAAACTCCCCATTTTATTATGGAATCATGCTATTTTACATGCAACGACACTTGTGCGGATAAGGCCaacaagttatcataaagtctccccattacaattggcttttggtcaggagccaaatattttcCATCCTAGAATCTTTAGTTGTGCGATATATGTTCCAATGCTCCActacaatgcacaaagatgggtcCTAAAAGAAGGTTGAGGATATATGTTGGatatgaatctccttctattataaaatatctgGAGCCTATGACTGGAGATTTATTTATGGCAAGATTTTCTGATTGCCATTTTGATGAATCGGTATACCCaacattagggggagaaaataagcaaCTCAGAATTGAGATAGATTGGAATTCATTGtcactatctcatttagatcctcgaacaaCTCAATATGAACaagaggttcaaaagataatttatttgcaAAATATAACAAATCAACTACCAAATGCATTCACTGACCTACCACgggtgactaagtcacatattccaACTCTTAATGCTCCAACTCTAGTTGATATCCCAGCAGGACAATCGCTTAAAGTAAATGAGTCTGAGCCACGCTTGAAACGTGATAGACCAATCggttctaaaaataaaaatcctcgaagaagaaaaggagaaaatGATCAAAGCGATCATAATACGGAGGTAGTGGCACAAGAAGAGCACATagacataacaaatgataagacCTCAAAGGAGGTACATGAACCTGAAAATAATGAGaatgaagagatctcaataagttatgtctcaaCGGGAAAAAGATGAAACCGAAATAATATTGTTATCGAtaatatttttgcttataatcttgttgaaataatgcaacaagatgaggatcttaAACCAAAATATGTCGATAAATGCAGAtagagaaatgattggccaaaatggaaaAATGCTATCCACGCAGAATTAACTTCACTTGAAAAATGTGAATTCCtcggatgtcacgacccaaaatccactataggtcgtgatggcgcctaacgccgccgtcaggcaagccaaccatagatgcatctattatattatCGAgacgtttggcccgctccacaataaaggaaggaagttaccgaattacgagacacgtgcttacaatacagtacataaGCACAAAGCGAATATAATCTTTATCGTTTTTCAAATAACCCGCCAACAAATCaaagtgataaggctcggcctagtatacatatatttatttctaaatcaatttcaattttaaatttaattaattaagctaggagaatgagttcaaataatttaaatattacatgataaggtcctaagtctacccggacataaatatgctttagttacgtatggactctcatcacctcgtgcgtacgtagcacccacaactagtatcacataacaattacatcacgtaggggtagtttccccctcacaaggttagactggagacttacctcgctccgaacttccataaccggctccaacgcttctctaacacctcaactaaAAGCCAAAcgtcccgaaactagtcaaaaaatgtgtaaatcaatcaaaatatactccaatgcttacaagttacaacttaataatttataatgattcccaactccgctcgaaaagtcaataaagtcaaccctctggccccacgtgcccggattccaaaaattttcgaagataactttacccataatgccacgaactcaaatatacaatttattcCTAGTTCCATTTTCAAAATCATGgtgaaaatccaaaactatcaatTCTAGGTCTTCctcttaaaatcccaaaattttccATAAATTTCCATGTAAAAATCCGTACATAATCCAAGCATTTCACTAAAACTGTGTgtgaattacttaccttgcaatggttgatgaaaatctccacttgaagctctccaaaaattgcccaaaccaTGAGAGAATGGGCCAAATCTCGTATAAAAATTCAATTTTGCCAAGCGCTTCTTCTCACCTGCGTAACAgtagccgcttctgcgaaaaatccatcgcaggtgtcgCCACAGCACAAACCAACAGCCTTCGCTTCTGCGTCCCCAGTAGGTCAcctgcgcttccgcttctgcgggcctcaagcgcttctgcgcttgcgcaCCTGCGTTTCCATGCCTGCTTTTGTGGCCCAGGCCTTCTTGGCCAACCTCCACTTCTATGCTCCAATGGTCGCATCTACGATCATGTAAGTGCGAGAATTCCTTCACACTTGCGGCCTTTGCCCAGCTTACTTCCAGCCTCTTCTGTGGTTCACTGCCTCGCTTCTGCAAGTCCACTTCTGTGATGAAGCTTCCGCATaagcggttgcaccagcaaccCGAATTCtccaaaattcgatccgttaaccatccagaatccactTGAGGCCCTCCTGGACcttgaccaaacataccaacgcgtcccaaaacacattacgaacttagtcgaggcctcaaatcatgcaaaaataacatcaaaactacgaatcgacgatagAAAtccttcaaacttccaaacttcgacgaacgcatccgaatcatatcaaaacattccgcaatgatgccaaactttgcgcacaagaCATAACTCACAACacaaacctatttcaaggctcagaatcccaaacggacatcgataacaccaaagtccacctcaaaccgaacttaggaaattctaaaaccttccaAATACCAagtttccacaataagcgctgaaatgctcccaggtGATCCGATAttcaacccgaatatacgcctaagtacaaaatcatcatacgaacctattggaatcttcaaatctcaattttgaagtcatttactcaaaagtcaaaccttagtcaattcttccaacttaaagcttccgaaattagaattttctttccaaatcaactctgaacttcccgaaatttaattccgaccacacatacaagttataatacataaaGTGATGCTATTCAAGGCCTCGAACTTCTGAACGATACGTTAAagctcaaaacggccggtcgggtcattacatcggACCTATAGTTCGAACACCTGAAGGTATAAAACCAGTAAGATACAAATGGATTCCGTGTGAAAatgaaatgataaaaatgaagttgttaGATATAAAGCAGGACTTGTGGCACAAGGATTTTCGCAAAGACTtggcattgattatatggagATATATTTTCCCGTGATGGATGCTATCACGTTCATGTATATTATAAACTGGCAGTGCATGAAAAACTTGATAAGCGTCTAATGGATGTTGTCACAGTCTATTTGTACGACACATTAGACAAtaaaaattttatgaaaattCCAGAAGAATTTAATGTGCCTAAAGCATATAAAAGTTCTCGAGAAACTTATACAATAAAGATTCAGAAATctttatacggattgaaacaatcaaggcgcatgtggtataatcgcttgagtgagtacctgttgaaagaagggtacaaaaatgatccaatttgtccttgtgtctttataaaaaggctTGGGtctgaatttgttataatcgatgtgtatgttgatgatttaaatatcattagaACTCCTCGGAAGCTTCcaaaagcagtagactatttgaaaaaatagtttgaaatgaaagatcttggaaagacaagaTTTTATCCTGATCTACAAATTTAGTATATGAAAGATGACATTTTTTGtgcatcaatcaacatacaccgAAAAGATCGTAAAACGATTTTATATGAATAAAGCATATCCATTGAGTAGCCCGATGGTTGTAAGATaacttgatataaataaagatccattctgGCCTCATGAAAATGATGAAGAGTTTCTAGGTGTCGaaataccatatcttagtgcaatcgGGGCGTTAATGTATCTTGGCAACAATtctcgaccagatatagctttcTAAGTAAGCTTGCTAGCAATATTTAGTTCTTCCCCAACACAAAGATAATGGAATAGTATTAAATATATATTCAGATACTTGCGAGAGACCATAGATATGGGTTTATTATATTCAAATGAATCCAAGTCACCATTAGTTGTTTATGCAGATGCATGATATTTATATGATCCACATAAAGCTTGATCTCAGACATGCTACTTATTTACATGTAGAGATACAGCCATATCATGGCGTTCAACGAAACAGACTATggttacttcttcaaatcatgcagaGATAATAGCCATTCATAAAGCAAGCCGAGAATGtgtttggttgagatcaataatcaAACACATTTAGGAAACATGTGGTCTTTCTTTGAAAGAAATTATTCCAACAATAATATATGAAgccaatgttgcatgcatagctcAACTGAAAGGAGGATACATCAAAGGAGATAGAACAAAATACATTTCACCGATTTTTTTTCCActcatgatcttcaaaagaatgctGAAATAAATGTTCAATAagttcgttcaagtgataatttggCGTATCTGTTCACTAAGGCACTACTAACCTCAACATTTGAGAAgctggtatacaagattggaatgcatcGTCTTCGAGACATTAAGTGATGTTTTTATCAGAGGGAGTAACtacacgttgcactcttttttcccttaACCAGGATTTTGACCCACTGAGTTTTCCTGTtaaggtttttaatgagccaACAAGAAATGATATTATAAATGACTATGCGCTTCTCAATGGGGGATTTTTATAGTAAGTTCTTAATGATGCATATTATTTCTACATGGACATACAAGGGGAGTTTTATGAGTAGTTTATAGATATGGATGCCCATGTGTGTGAATAGCTTATGGATGGACTCTCATACTTTATGTCCATCCTATGCACTATTTGACAATAGTAAATCTTCAAATGTTATGCTTATAAAAGGCTGTGTAAATAGCAATAAAAGAATATACCAGAAGAAGTGAAAAATTCCTTCATTCTATCTCTATTTAACTTACGAATGAATACGCCTATGTGCTTCTTCATATAAACTCCTAAATATATAATATCTAAAATCAGGCAATAGAAAACACATGCTCATCAACCAAACTACGCCCACTTGAACTagatgtatacggtcgaaatagatttcggccttcataCGATTGATCGGGGTCAAAACATAATGGATCAGATAAAGACTTCGTAATAACGAGATGGGTTTCGAAGGTGGTACAAACAAAACTTCAGATTTTGGGTATAGATCGAACTCCGAGTTCGAactcattatcgagctcgggtccgaatcgaactatgatgagatgattttgAGCTTAAGGGGAAGAGGCCAACCGAGATCAAGTatgaatcatcacctgatcccgagtccatatcgagttctagaagcaataccgaccagcaccaaggccgatcgagctcgagctcacagataAGAGACGTTGcgaacacactaagggagagaatcccgGCGAAAATTAGGGAAAATCTGATTTATcttgggttctccactatgtatttttaattataaaaagtaggatcctccactataaagaggatgactATATTTCTGTAGAAGGCAGtttttggcttacattgtaattcaagcaccatattctcctatattgaagagttattcttttaagcttcataaattgattcaacttgcttagtcctaaaaatcatcttctttacaaccttgtttactttgcattctttgcaatccatattcgatatttctatttatccttacgatttgtattaatttatatcacatatccttataactacatacaaattcaactctatccgtttttttgggtaaacagtttggcgcccaccatggggctaaggataacagtgattatttgatacgaatctgcaaaaacacaccgttttgcgcttgtttcctaAAGTATCtcggatttcggattagcaacgactaactaccaatcaaatggccttacctatcgacaacgaagctggtcttcaagatgagaacaacaacttgacacccagtaccgaaagaccagttgtcaacgccgttggagctcggattggagtgccgatagatatcaattcgcatgtggccattgaggcgaacatacattctgaacctgaaaatagcattcatggtggcactcggtctgcagcttgAAACACCAATAACATTGAGGAAAACtgcgtcagcttgcgtatgatttttgaaatgttacaagcccaacaggtagcgataactcagttgcagagccaaacccagctaccaagcaggccggagcccagtccaccccgagaaattTCCCAACAGAACGGAGCCAtccatagtgaggtcaaatgagaGAGAATCAGGAACTACTCCCGAAATCGCTAAAATATTCGAGGAGCTCACAAatcgagtcgaagccaacgaaaaaaagtagaaacatataattccaaggtcgatcagatcccgggggctccaccaatgataaaagggttggattcaaaaaaattcgtgcaaaagcctttcccctcgagcgcggccccaaaaccaatccccaaaaaattttgtatgcccgaaattcccaaatataatggaacgaccgatcccaacgaacacgtcacctcttacacgtgcgccatcaaaggtaatgatttggaggatgatgaaatcgaatttgTGTGGTTGAAAAAGTTTGGAGAGACCCTCTTGAatggagcaatgatttggtatcacaacctaccaccaaatttaatcgattcatttgccatgttagcagattcttttgtaaagcaCACGCTGGGGCCATAAAGGTAGCTACGAGGAAATcaaaccttttcaaggtaagacaaaaggataacgagatgctaagggagttcgtatctcattttcaaatggaatgaatggatctgccaccagtcacagacgattgggctgttcaggctttcactcaaggtttgaacgaacaaaGTTCGACGGCATCACAGCgactgaagcataacctgatcgagtacccagctatcactTAGGCtgacgtgcacaatcggtaccaatcaaaaattagagtcgaagatgatcagttgggggcagaacccgctgctcgaagggatatcaatcgagaacaaggtccgatcagggaccAATATTGATCGTATAACGAACACCAcagaatcaatgaatcgagacgtaaccccggacaaatcaacaaaagaagtgatcgaggtcaagggtctcggggacCGATGAATAGAAGTGGGTTCGATAGGCCTATcggatctaaggaagcgcctcagttatcggagtataacttcagcattgatgcatccgccatcgtgtcggatATCGGATGCAtaaaagacactaaatggcctcgacccatgcagaccgatcctgcccagagaaatcccaatctaatgtgcgaatatcatggcacccatggccacagaacgaaaAATTGTAGGCAACTAAGAGTgaaggtagcccggttattcaataaagggaaccttcgagaattttttAAGTGACAGGGcaaagaaccatttcaaaaatagggattttggcaagcagaacgaacaagaagaaccacaacacgtcattcacatgatcatcggcggtgtcGATACCCCTCAACAGtcggtgcttaaatgcactaagacatcgattgtgagagaaaagcgatctcgaactcaggattacacacccataggaactttgtctttcaatgatgaagatgcagaatgagtcatacaacctcataatgatgcactggtaatatccgtacttatgaataaaactaaatttaagcgtgtgttaattgatccagggagctcggccaacatcattagattgaaggtcgtacaacaactcggtctacaggaccagatcgtacccgcgacCCTGGtcttaaacggattcaatatggcatgtgaaaccgccaaaggcgagataattttgccgataaacgtggccgggaccatctaGGAATTGTAGTTCCACgcaatcgaaggcgacatgaggtacaatgtcCTTTTTGGAAGGttatggatccacaacatgagagctgtaccctcgaccctacaccaggttcttaaattcccaacatcgaggggGGTCATAACAGTGTACGGATAGCAAcaggccgcaagagaaatgtttgccg
It includes:
- the LOC138894881 gene encoding uncharacterized protein gives rise to the protein MGPKRRLRIYVGYESPSIIKYLEPMTGDLFMARFSDCHFDESVYPTLGGENKQLRIEIDWNSLSLSHLDPRTTQYEQEVQKIIYLQNITNQLPNAFTDLPRVTKSHIPTLNAPTLVDIPAGQSLKVNESEPRLKRDRPIGSKNKNPRRRKGENDQSDHNTEVVAQEEHIDITNDKTSKEVHEPENNENEEISISYVSTGKR